CGCAAATGAACTTAGAGCACACTCAGATGACTTAAATGACATTTTGCCGGAAGTCTTTGCAATCGTTCGTGAGGTCTCGCAGCGTACTATAGGTCTTAGACATTATGACGTGCAATTAATTGGCGGGATGGCTTTACACGACGGCAGAATCGCAGAAATGAAAACAGGCGAGGGCAAAACTTTAGCGGCAACTCTAGCAGTTGTGTTAAACGCTTTCAAGGGTGAGGGCGTTCACTTGGTAACAGTAAATGATTATCTAGCAAAACGCGACGCAGAATGGATGAGTCCAATTTATAATTTTCTGGGCTTGAACGTCGGCGTAATTTATCCCTATATGCCCGATGAAGACAGACTCGCAGCGTATAAAGCTGATATAACATATGGGACTAACAGCGAATTTGGCTTTGATTATTTGCGCGATAACATGGTGCTTAGACTCTCCGACAAAGTGCAAAGGGGTCATAATTTCTGCATTGTTGACGAGGTTGACTCTATCCTAATCGACGAAGCAAGAACACCATTAATAATTTCCGGAGCTTCAGACGACGACACGAGCTTATACACAAAAGCAGACAGCGCAGCAAGATATTTGCAGGAAGGCCGAGACTTTGAGAAGGACGAGAAAGAACGCAGCATTTCACTAACTGAAACAGGCATACAAAAATGTGAGGAGTATTTAAAGATTCCCGGCCTATTTTCCGAGCTTACACACTCAGATTTAGCACATAGAGTCGTTCAGGCGTTAAAGGCTCACACACTTTATAAACGAGATATTGATTATGTCGTGAAAGACGGCGAAGTTATTATTGTTGATGAATTTACCGGAAGACTCATGATTGGCCGGCGGTTCTCTGAAGGTTTACATCAGGCAATAGAAGCTAAAGAACGAGTCAAAATCGGCCGTGAGAGTCAAACTTTAGCGACAATAACACTGCAAAATTATTTCAGAATGTATCACAAGCTCGCAGGCATGACAGGAACAGCAGCAACAGAAGCAGAAGAATTTAAAGAAATTTACGGCCTTCAAGTTATAACAATTCCGACTCACAAAAAAATGATTCGCGTAGATTATCCTGATGTAATATTCGCTACAGAACAGGAAAAATATTCTGCCGTTACTGATGAAGTTGTAGAATGTCATAAACGTGGCCAGCCGGTTTTAGTCGGTACTACTTCAATCGAGAACTCAGAAAGAGTCAGCAAATTATTAAAAGCTCGCAAGATTCCTCATCACGTTTTGAACGCGAAATATCACGAACAGGAAGCATTAATTATCGCTCAGGCAGGCCGTGAAGGTGCTGTAACAGTCGCAACTAACATGGCCGGACGCGGTACAGATATAATGTTAGGCGGTAATCCTCCCGACGAAGCAGAACACGAAAGAGTCGTGAAAAACGGCGGTCTTGCAATTATCGGCACAGAACGACACGAGTCAAGGCGCATAGATAATCAGTTACGCGGGCGTTCAGGTCGTCAAGGTGATCCGGGTGCGTCAAGATTTTATTTATCGCTTGAAGATAATTTATTGCGTTTGTTCGGCTCTGACAGGATTCAACCGTTAATGGGCAAATTAGGCATGAAAAACGGTGAAGCAATAGAATCATCAATGTTGACGCGAATAATCGAGAACTCACAGAAAAAAGTCGAAGAGTTACATTTTGACATACGCAAACAGTTATTAGCTTATGACAACGTAATGAATCAGCAGAGAGAAGCAATTTACGCAGAACGCGAGTCAATTCTTTCAACTGCTCCCGATGAAATGCCAAATTACGGCTGGGACATCTTCAAAGGCGTTATTAATGATCTGCTCGATAAATATTTCCCGGACAATTCCAATTGTGAACCTGAACGGGCAGCAGCAAAATTAAAATCTATTTTCGGGCCCGGCGCAGAAGGAAAAATCGCAAAAGTTGATAACCGGCTCGATATGGAAGGAATGAAACAGGAAATTATTGACCTCATTCAATCGCGCTATAATGCAAAAATTGCAGAGCTTGAGACCTTCCACGAAAACGCAGCAGCCGAAATTGTGAGCGGGACACTTTTATATATTCTCGATAACGAATGGCGCGAACATTTAACAGCAATGGACGAACTTAGACGCGGTATCGGATTACGAGCTATCGGCCAGAAAGATCCATTAATTGAATATCAGTTCGAGTCATATAATTTATTTCAAGAAATGATGGATCGCGTGAAAATTACTTTTTGCGACAGGATATTGCGCTCAAAAATTCTTAGCACTCCCGAACTAAGAGAACGCGAAAATTTGCAGTATTCCAAGCCGGAATTCTCAACAACTCCGAGAAATAATAATAATATATTGCCCGGCAAAAAAGAAAAAATCGGCCGTAACGATCCATGCCCTTGCGGAAGCGGGAAAAAATATAAATATTGTCATGGAAGGGGGCTTTAACTCGTGAAGAAATTTTTTATCGCGTTAATTATTGTTGCCTGCACGAGTCTTGAATCTTTTGCGCTCGATTATAATTTATCACGTATGCGCCAGATGAATCCCGATTTTGCAACTTATCCGGCAGATCAGGGCATTATTTGGCTCAAGCACACAGCTATATCACGTTCAGAAAACGGCGGTGTCGAAGCTGAAAGACTCTATGTCATTCGAGGCCGTCGCGGTCTTGGCGGAAAATGGCTTAATTGGAATTTACCAGTTCCCGCAAATGGAAGTATTGAAGTCATCGAGTCATCTGTTTATGATCCTGCAAGCGGTGCTCAAATACTGACTATTACGCCCGAAGAGAAAAATAATTTAGTGAACGTAACTTTTTCGGGATTGCCTGAAGAATTTATTATAGTTATCTCATGGAAGGAAATTTTGCCGGAACAAATCGACATCGAGGGCCTTTGCTGGTTTCAGGAAGATTTACGAGTCTGGGAGTCGATTCTTGAAATTACTTCACCGAACAAATTAGCAATTAAAACTTTTCCCGCAAGAATCTCACCCGAAAACGAGACTCTTAACAGCGATAACGTTTATACATGGCGGAGAATTAATTTAGAGCCTTACTCAATCGCAGGAGAAATAGCAAGATTATCACGTGAAGGGGTCGCATTCAGTGTCAGGAAAGGCAGCGCAGGACTCGCAGCAATTATAAAAAATGTTGAAGAGGTCGAGAAAATACCAGCTCCCATAAAAAAATTTACGCCCAAAAGTTTAATAGATTACTTGATGAAGCAGCCCGAAATTACATTAGCTGAAAGTTTAAGCACCCGCAAAATTCCTGTTAACGGCGAATGGACAAGAACAGAAAAAATAAAGCTCGCTAAAAATTGGCTCTCATCACAAAAAATTAATGCGTCGTTAGCGTGGGATATTCCATTTGATCCGGATGAAGACACGCCGTTATGTGCTGCAATTTTTTATGATCCCGTCTTAAATCTTCAGGGCGTGAGAGATATAGAATTTCATAATTTGAGCGACCCGAAATTATTAGCAGGCATGAAAATTTTTACGGTCAGCAAAGCAAATACTTTGATTCGCCGCAGATTGCCTTCAAGTCCCTACGCTGACAATAAATTAACGGCTGTAATGAATCTCAAATTAGACGATGACGCAAGATTAAACGGTTCTGTCAGAGTGATTCTTAAAGGGGGCTGGAGTGCTTTATTACTCGGTCAGAATCCCACTGACGGCACAGCAAGAGGCGCGTTATTATCACTTTTTCCGGGTCTCACAAATTACAGCGACGTTAAATTAAAAACGGTCAAAGGCTCGCACGTGATTACATTCAAAGTCGTAAACAAAACAGGAATTTCCGGCGGCGGTGTAAGGTGGCTTGCGATTCCTCCCGTTTTTGAACCTGTCATGATAAAGAATCTCGCAGCAAAAGAGGCACCCATTGAATTATTATTCCCGTTCATAATCGAGCAGAATATTACAATAGAATATCCCAAGAAGGGCACGGAAGCACTAATAACAGGCAAGACTCCGCGAAATCCTGACAAAATAAATTACACTGACGAAAGCAGAAGCAGACGGCACAGTTTCACAGCTGAGTCAAAACTTGCTGTCAACATGCAGACTATCACGGCGGGAAATTTTGCAGTACTTCAAAAATGTTTAGCTCAGTGGGACGCATTCTCAACTAGAAATATCCCCATTAAATAGAAGGTGTTAATCATGAACGTAACCGGAGAAAATAAAGCAGTAATAAATCTCAATCAGGCACTAAATGACGCAATAAAATCTTTATGTGTCCAAGAGAGCAGCGCAGAATTTGAACGCCCGAGAGATCCTAATCACGGCGACAGGGCAGCAAGCAGCGCATTAAAGCTCGCAAAAGTTTTGAAGTCCAAGCCGCTTGATATTGCAAATAAAATCGCAGAAAATTTACATTCAGACGTAATTGACAAAATAGAAGTTGCTGCACCGGGATTCATAAATATTTTTCTGTCAGGAAATTTTTACGCCCAAGCAGTTAAAAGCATTATCGAGCAGAGAAATTCTTACGGTTCTATCAATCTCGGCAATAATAAACGCGTTCAGGTCGAATTTGTGAGCGCAAATCCAACAGGGCCGCTTCATATTGGACACGGACGGGGAGCAGCTGTCGGCGATGTTGTTGCGAGAATCCTTAAATTTACCGGCTGGGACGTTCAACGCGAATATTACGTGAATGACTCAGGCCTGCAAATTATAACGCTGGGAAAATCGACTCAAGCGCGATATTTTGAGCTTCTCGGCCAAGAGTCAAATTTTCCTGAAAACGGCTACAAAGGCGCATACATTTACGATTTAGCGCAGGAAATTATTAATCTTGAGGGCAAAAAATTTTTGGACGTTCCTAGAGATGAGAGTCTCGAATATTTCAAGACTTATGCAGCAGATAAAATTATGTCAGGAATCAAGGAAGATTTAGAGTTCTTCCGCGTAAAATTTGATAATTTCTTTCCTGAAGGCTATTTACACGCAAATAATTTAGTACGTTCAGCAATGGAAGATTTGAAGGCGAGGGGCTTTGCTTATGAGTCAGAGGGCGCTTTATGGTTCAAGACAGAAGACACAATCGGCGACGACAAAGACCGTGTTTTAATACGCGCTAACGGTGTGCCGACATATTTTGCGTCAGACATTGCCTATCACAGAAATAAATTCATCACGCGAAATTTCGAAAGAGTCATAGACGTATGGGGCGCAGATCATCACGGTTATATCGCAAGAGTCAAAGCTGCAATTAAAGCAATGGGAAAGAATCCCGACGATTTCGAAGTGTTATTGATTCAGCTTGTAAATTTGATTCGTGAGGGAAAATCCGTCAACATGTCGACACGTTCAGGAGAGTTTATTACTTTGCGTGAAGTTCTTGACGAGGCCGGAGTCGACGCTGCTAGATTCTTTTTCCTGATGAGAAGGAGCGACTCACAGTTAGATTTTGATTTGGACTTGGCCAAGCGTCAATCAAATGAGAATCCCGTTTTTTACGTGCAGTATGCTCATGCTAGAATATCAGGAATTTTGCGCGAGATCGAGAAAAGAAATTTGCATTTACTCAATAATGACTCTGTAGCGTGTGAAATCTTTGACGAGAAAAACGCCCGTGAACTTGCTGACACACTCGCGAAATATCCGGACGCGGTGAAAGAGGCTTCAACACAGTTAGCTCCTCAAGTTTTAACAGGTTATGTGCTGAATCTCGCCGGAGTCTTTCACTCATTCTATAACACGAACAGAATCATTGACGAACCTGACGAAAAAATTGCGCTCTCACGTGTAAATTTAATCAAGTCAGCTAAAATCGTCATTGCCTCGTGTTTAAATCTTTTAGGGGTTAATGCTCCTGAGCGAATGTGATAATGCCGTCGATTAAGCAAATTTTCTTTGTAGTCATAGCTGTATTGCTGATTGCTATAGCCGTTACTTATTACAGAATTGAACTCGAACGAATCGCAAGCATACGAGAAGCAATTACGAAGGGTGAAGCAGTCTTACAGCAGAAAAAAGACAGTGTACGCGACTATCAAGAAAAAGTTACATTTTATAAGACTCAAGAAGGACTCGAACACCTTGCGCGCGAACAATATAATTTAATTACGCAGGGTGAACGTGTATTTTTGCTGAAGAGTCCCGACAATCAGCCGGATCTATAGAAAAAATAAAATCCCCCGACATAAACGCGTGAAGGGGGAAATTTTTTTATTGTCTTGCTATGTTAGTATTTATAGTTTTATATTATAATTGTACGAAATAATAATATTCAGCATAAAAGGGGTTGACAAAATTGAATTTATGCGCCTATAATGGTTCACAGGTTCACAGGTTCACAGGTTCACAGGGCTAATTTTATTCTTTTCTTATCGCATTAATCAATCACAAAAATTTTATTGTTGCGGGGCTGGTCTGATATGAAAATATTAGTAACCGGCGGTACAGGTATGGTCGGATCTCATTTTATGGACTCATTCAGGAAAGACGGCCACGAAGTTTATGGGATCGCGCGTTATTCAGCTTCTAGCAGAATGTCAGCACTTCAGGACGATTCAATTTTTCGTTGTGATATTCTCGAACGAGACGCACTCGCAAAAATCTTGAACGATCTCAAGCCCGATATAATTATACACATGGCAGCACAAGCCTTTAACGGTGAATCATGGAACTCTGAATATATGACTCACATGACAAATTATATAGGCACGTTAAATATTTTATGGTCTGCAAGGAATTTCGCGCCCGACTCAAAAATTTTATTAGCTTGTTCGTCAGCAGCTTACGGAGATATAAAAGAGTCCGACTGTCCATTAATCGAAGACAGACAGTTAAAGCCTCACACACCCTACGGAATATCTAAAGCAGGTGCCGAACAATTAGGCCGGCAATATGCGTTAAATTACGGAATGAAAATTTATTTGCCGAGAATGTTTATTCATGTCGGAACAGGACACCCTCCAGCAACAGCCATTCAAAATTTTGCACGTCAGCTCGCATTAATCAAAGCCGGAAAAATTGATAAACAAATTCACGTAGGAAATTTAGAAA
This window of the Synergistaceae bacterium genome carries:
- the secA gene encoding preprotein translocase subunit SecA, with the translated sequence MLNSIKKFLGLDPNDRALKTYNGFVDIINSYADNIHSKSDEDLKARANELRAHSDDLNDILPEVFAIVREVSQRTIGLRHYDVQLIGGMALHDGRIAEMKTGEGKTLAATLAVVLNAFKGEGVHLVTVNDYLAKRDAEWMSPIYNFLGLNVGVIYPYMPDEDRLAAYKADITYGTNSEFGFDYLRDNMVLRLSDKVQRGHNFCIVDEVDSILIDEARTPLIISGASDDDTSLYTKADSAARYLQEGRDFEKDEKERSISLTETGIQKCEEYLKIPGLFSELTHSDLAHRVVQALKAHTLYKRDIDYVVKDGEVIIVDEFTGRLMIGRRFSEGLHQAIEAKERVKIGRESQTLATITLQNYFRMYHKLAGMTGTAATEAEEFKEIYGLQVITIPTHKKMIRVDYPDVIFATEQEKYSAVTDEVVECHKRGQPVLVGTTSIENSERVSKLLKARKIPHHVLNAKYHEQEALIIAQAGREGAVTVATNMAGRGTDIMLGGNPPDEAEHERVVKNGGLAIIGTERHESRRIDNQLRGRSGRQGDPGASRFYLSLEDNLLRLFGSDRIQPLMGKLGMKNGEAIESSMLTRIIENSQKKVEELHFDIRKQLLAYDNVMNQQREAIYAERESILSTAPDEMPNYGWDIFKGVINDLLDKYFPDNSNCEPERAAAKLKSIFGPGAEGKIAKVDNRLDMEGMKQEIIDLIQSRYNAKIAELETFHENAAAEIVSGTLLYILDNEWREHLTAMDELRRGIGLRAIGQKDPLIEYQFESYNLFQEMMDRVKITFCDRILRSKILSTPELRERENLQYSKPEFSTTPRNNNNILPGKKEKIGRNDPCPCGSGKKYKYCHGRGL
- a CDS encoding arginine--tRNA ligase; the protein is MNVTGENKAVINLNQALNDAIKSLCVQESSAEFERPRDPNHGDRAASSALKLAKVLKSKPLDIANKIAENLHSDVIDKIEVAAPGFINIFLSGNFYAQAVKSIIEQRNSYGSINLGNNKRVQVEFVSANPTGPLHIGHGRGAAVGDVVARILKFTGWDVQREYYVNDSGLQIITLGKSTQARYFELLGQESNFPENGYKGAYIYDLAQEIINLEGKKFLDVPRDESLEYFKTYAADKIMSGIKEDLEFFRVKFDNFFPEGYLHANNLVRSAMEDLKARGFAYESEGALWFKTEDTIGDDKDRVLIRANGVPTYFASDIAYHRNKFITRNFERVIDVWGADHHGYIARVKAAIKAMGKNPDDFEVLLIQLVNLIREGKSVNMSTRSGEFITLREVLDEAGVDAARFFFLMRRSDSQLDFDLDLAKRQSNENPVFYVQYAHARISGILREIEKRNLHLLNNDSVACEIFDEKNARELADTLAKYPDAVKEASTQLAPQVLTGYVLNLAGVFHSFYNTNRIIDEPDEKIALSRVNLIKSAKIVIASCLNLLGVNAPERM
- a CDS encoding GDP-mannose 4,6-dehydratase, whose translation is MKILVTGGTGMVGSHFMDSFRKDGHEVYGIARYSASSRMSALQDDSIFRCDILERDALAKILNDLKPDIIIHMAAQAFNGESWNSEYMTHMTNYIGTLNILWSARNFAPDSKILLACSSAAYGDIKESDCPLIEDRQLKPHTPYGISKAGAEQLGRQYALNYGMKIYLPRMFIHVGTGHPPATAIQNFARQLALIKAGKIDKQIHVGNLETSRDYIDVRDGVKAMRLLLDKGNPAEPVNICNGKAFKIREILQMLIKIAGVDVEVISDKKLFRPADEPLLLGDASKIKALGYTREYSMMRTLEDVFADWENRI